One window from the genome of Streptomyces sp. WZ-12 encodes:
- the mshA gene encoding D-inositol-3-phosphate glycosyltransferase produces the protein MSHYVSRLRSRPHGQFGGPPRLRLPKGARRPRRVAMLSVHTSPLHQPGTGDAGGMNVYIVELARKLAAAGIEVEIFTRATTGALPPAVELAPGILVRHVAAGPYEGLAKEELPAQLCAFTHGVMQAWAGHRPGYYDLVHSHYWLSGHVGWLAAERWRVPLVHAMHTMAKVKNASLAVGDTPEPAARVIGETQIVGAADRLIANTAEEAEELVRHYDADPGKVAVVHPGVNLDRFRPLADDGTADVEASRAAARARLGLPQDAVIPLFAGRIQPLKAPDILLRATAALVDEDPTLRTRLVVPVVGGPSGSGLAKPEGLQKLAARLGIADLVRFRPPVGQEQLADWYRAASVLVMPSYSESFGLVAIEAQACGTPVVAAAVGGLPVAVRDGVSGFLVAGHDPVDYARALRRFVDDPTLAARMGSAAARHAQSFGWDTAAAATADVYTAAMQERRRHLRSLHG, from the coding sequence GTGAGCCACTATGTGTCCAGGCTCCGCAGCCGGCCGCACGGCCAGTTCGGGGGCCCGCCGCGGTTGCGGCTGCCCAAGGGGGCCCGGCGTCCCCGCCGGGTGGCGATGCTCAGTGTGCACACCTCACCGCTCCACCAGCCCGGCACCGGCGACGCCGGCGGGATGAACGTCTACATCGTCGAGCTGGCCCGGAAGCTGGCCGCGGCCGGCATCGAGGTGGAGATCTTCACCCGGGCCACCACCGGCGCCCTGCCGCCCGCCGTCGAGCTGGCCCCCGGCATCCTGGTGCGGCACGTCGCCGCCGGCCCGTACGAGGGGCTGGCCAAGGAGGAGCTGCCGGCCCAACTGTGCGCCTTCACCCACGGTGTGATGCAGGCGTGGGCCGGCCACCGCCCCGGCTACTACGACCTGGTGCACTCCCACTACTGGCTCTCCGGTCACGTCGGCTGGCTGGCCGCGGAGCGCTGGCGGGTCCCGCTGGTGCACGCCATGCACACCATGGCCAAGGTCAAGAACGCCTCGCTGGCCGTCGGCGACACCCCCGAGCCGGCCGCCCGGGTCATCGGCGAGACCCAGATCGTCGGCGCCGCCGACCGCCTGATCGCCAACACCGCCGAGGAGGCGGAGGAGTTGGTGCGGCACTACGACGCCGACCCGGGCAAGGTCGCGGTGGTCCACCCCGGCGTCAACCTCGACCGCTTCCGGCCGCTGGCGGACGACGGCACCGCCGACGTCGAGGCGAGCCGGGCCGCCGCCCGGGCCCGGCTCGGCCTGCCGCAGGACGCGGTGATCCCGCTCTTCGCCGGCCGGATACAGCCGCTCAAGGCCCCCGACATCCTGCTGCGCGCCACCGCCGCGCTGGTCGACGAGGACCCCACGCTGCGCACCCGCCTGGTGGTCCCGGTGGTCGGCGGCCCCAGCGGCAGCGGCCTGGCCAAGCCCGAGGGGTTGCAGAAGCTGGCGGCCCGGCTGGGCATCGCCGATCTGGTCCGGTTCCGCCCGCCGGTCGGCCAGGAGCAGCTCGCCGACTGGTACCGCGCCGCGTCCGTGCTGGTCATGCCGTCGTACAGCGAGTCGTTCGGGCTGGTGGCGATCGAGGCCCAGGCGTGCGGCACCCCGGTCGTGGCGGCCGCGGTCGGCGGGCTGCCGGTGGCCGTGCGGGACGGCGTCAGCGGCTTTCTGGTCGCCGGCCACGACCCGGTCGACTACGCCCGCGCGCTGCGCCGCTTCGTCGACGACCCGACGCTGGCCGCCCGGATGGGCAGCGCCGCCGCCCGGCACGCCCAGTCCTTCGGCTGGGACACCGCCGCCGCGGCCACCGCCGACGTCTACACCGCCGCGATGCAGGAGCGCCGCCGTCACCTACGATCGCTGCATGGCTGA
- a CDS encoding class I SAM-dependent methyltransferase → MARRSTVSARPAAAPAPAPSRPVGTATRGTTNPNRLRRMDRWIAAEHGAELRRAADPVAVDLGYGAAPWTALELLTRLRTVRPDARVVGVEIDPARVAAALPYARAGLDFVHGGFEVPLPGPPGRAPLLIRAANVLRQYDEDEVAAVWARLRARLAPGGLLVEGTCDEIGRRHVWVALGPEGPRTVTFATRLGSLDTPSDLAERLPKALIHRNVPGEPVHAFLRDFDRAWASAAPLGALGARQRWRAAVAALATDWPLAGDPRRRRQGEVTVRWEALAPRGGGVQ, encoded by the coding sequence ATGGCCCGCCGCTCGACCGTTTCCGCCCGCCCCGCCGCCGCCCCGGCACCCGCGCCGTCCCGGCCGGTCGGAACCGCCACCCGCGGCACCACCAACCCCAACCGGCTGCGCCGCATGGACCGCTGGATCGCCGCCGAGCACGGCGCGGAACTGCGCCGCGCCGCCGACCCGGTCGCCGTCGACCTGGGCTACGGCGCCGCCCCCTGGACCGCGCTGGAGCTGCTGACCCGGCTGCGCACGGTGCGGCCGGACGCCCGCGTCGTCGGCGTCGAGATCGACCCGGCCCGGGTCGCCGCCGCGCTCCCCTACGCCCGCGCCGGCCTGGACTTCGTCCACGGCGGCTTCGAGGTGCCGCTGCCCGGCCCGCCCGGTCGCGCCCCGCTCCTCATCCGGGCCGCGAACGTGCTGCGCCAGTACGACGAGGACGAGGTCGCCGCCGTCTGGGCGCGGCTGCGCGCCCGGTTGGCGCCCGGCGGGCTGCTGGTCGAGGGCACCTGCGACGAGATCGGGCGCCGGCACGTGTGGGTCGCGCTCGGCCCCGAGGGCCCCCGCACGGTCACCTTCGCCACCCGGCTCGGCTCCCTGGACACCCCCTCCGACCTGGCCGAACGCCTCCCGAAGGCGCTGATCCACCGCAATGTGCCGGGCGAGCCGGTGCACGCCTTCCTGCGCGACTTCGACCGCGCCTGGGCGAGCGCCGCCCCGCTGGGCGCACTGGGCGCCCGTCAGCGGTGGCGCGCCGCCGTCGCCGCCCTGGCCACCGACTGGCCGCTGGCCGGGGACCCCCGCCGGCGGCGCCAGGGCGAGGTCACGGTGCGGTGGGAGGCGCTGGCCCCAAGGGGCGGCGGGGTGCAGTAG
- the phoU gene encoding phosphate signaling complex protein PhoU: protein MRDAYHEELDSISEGLVEMARLVGSAIGRATTAILDADLKLAEHVIAADEKVDDLQRDLEARAIALLARQQPVATDLRIVVTSLRMSADLERSGDLAQHVAKLARLRFPERAVPRDLHATILEMGQLAQRLMAKAGEVIITKDVDLALQLEQDDDAMDLLHRALFQHLMDDRWKHGIETAVDVTLLGRYYERFADHAVSVAKRVVYLVTGEHADEIAPPTGVEGA from the coding sequence ATGCGGGACGCGTACCACGAGGAGCTGGACTCGATCAGCGAGGGCCTGGTCGAGATGGCCCGGCTCGTCGGCTCCGCGATCGGGCGCGCCACCACGGCGATACTCGACGCGGACCTGAAGTTGGCCGAGCACGTCATCGCCGCCGACGAGAAGGTCGACGACCTCCAGCGCGATCTGGAGGCCCGGGCCATCGCCCTGCTGGCCCGCCAGCAGCCGGTCGCCACCGACCTGCGGATCGTCGTCACCTCCCTGCGGATGAGCGCGGACCTGGAGCGCTCCGGTGACCTGGCCCAGCACGTCGCCAAGCTGGCCCGGCTGCGCTTCCCGGAGCGGGCGGTGCCGCGCGATCTGCACGCCACCATCCTGGAGATGGGGCAGTTGGCGCAGCGGCTGATGGCCAAGGCCGGCGAGGTCATCATCACCAAGGACGTCGATCTCGCGCTCCAGTTGGAGCAGGACGACGACGCGATGGACCTGCTCCACCGCGCCCTCTTCCAGCACCTGATGGACGACCGCTGGAAGCACGGCATCGAGACGGCCGTGGACGTGACCCTGCTGGGCCGCTACTACGAGCGCTTCGCGGACCACGCGGTCTCGGTAGCCAAGCGCGTCGTCTACCTCGTGACCGGCGAGCACGCCGACGAGATCGCGCCCCCGACGGGGGTCGAGGGCGCGTAA
- a CDS encoding NUDIX hydrolase — protein sequence MGRTAGRGGGGASGARTVPNGPVLAAGCVLWRRAPVGDGIELALVHRPKWGDWSHPKGKLKPREDARRGALREVLEETGMTCAPGPELPTVHYRVGDRPKVVRYWAAEATGGGFIPNKEVDRVWWVPPDVAREVLTQDRDKDLVSALLSALPGSGSGAGREPAGGPGGGG from the coding sequence ATGGGCAGGACGGCGGGCCGCGGGGGCGGCGGGGCGAGCGGTGCACGGACGGTGCCGAACGGGCCTGTTCTGGCGGCCGGCTGCGTGCTGTGGCGCCGGGCGCCGGTCGGCGACGGGATCGAACTGGCCCTGGTCCACCGGCCGAAGTGGGGCGACTGGTCCCATCCCAAGGGCAAGCTCAAGCCGCGGGAGGACGCCCGGCGGGGCGCGCTGCGCGAGGTGCTGGAGGAGACCGGGATGACCTGCGCGCCCGGCCCGGAACTCCCCACCGTCCACTACCGGGTCGGCGATCGCCCCAAGGTGGTCCGTTACTGGGCGGCCGAGGCCACCGGCGGCGGCTTCATCCCCAACAAGGAGGTGGACCGCGTCTGGTGGGTGCCGCCGGACGTGGCCCGGGAGGTGCTCACCCAGGACCGCGACAAGGACCTGGTGAGCGCGTTGCTGAGCGCGCTGCCCGGGAGCGGTTCCGGGGCCGGGCGGGAGCCGGCGGGCGGGCCGGGCGGGGGCGGCTGA
- a CDS encoding sensor histidine kinase — MNVDAAVAAMAAIAGLCTGVFAMLAFRWSERDQVKPTRTSLHTEAVLPPGVDTVLSVLRSSAVVLDEADAVVKASSAAYALGLVRGGRLAVEPMLQMARDTRRDGEIRQVELDLPRRGTGRGDALAVSARVAPLGSRLVLLLVEDLTEARRIEAVRRDFVANVSHELKTPVGALSLLSEAVMDASDDPEAVTRFAGRMQNEATRLTNLVQELIDLSRVQNDDPLEDAEPVPVDELVAEAVDRCRQQAGTKQITIASSIGGSEGAAKRSSEADGLHIWGNRGQLAAALGNLVENAVNYSPARTRVGIAGRRVPAPGGDLIEIAVTDQGIGISEKDRDRIFERFYRVDPARSRATGGTGLGLAIVKHVAASHGGEVTVWSAEGQGSTFTLRLPEAGAVRDRERPSDLTAEGLDDEDRPYETFNDPLPAHPAPEVLP, encoded by the coding sequence ATGAACGTGGACGCGGCGGTCGCCGCGATGGCAGCGATCGCCGGTCTGTGCACCGGCGTCTTCGCCATGCTGGCGTTCCGCTGGAGCGAGCGGGATCAGGTCAAGCCCACCCGCACGTCCTTGCATACCGAGGCGGTCCTGCCGCCCGGTGTCGACACCGTCCTGTCGGTGCTGCGCTCCTCCGCCGTCGTCCTCGACGAGGCCGACGCGGTGGTCAAGGCGAGCTCCGCGGCGTACGCCCTCGGGCTGGTGCGCGGCGGCCGGCTGGCCGTGGAGCCGATGCTCCAGATGGCGCGCGACACCCGCAGGGACGGCGAGATACGCCAGGTGGAGCTCGACCTACCGCGCCGCGGCACCGGCCGCGGGGACGCCCTGGCGGTCTCCGCCCGGGTCGCCCCGCTCGGTTCCCGGCTGGTCCTGCTCCTGGTGGAGGACCTCACCGAGGCCCGCCGCATCGAGGCGGTCCGCCGCGACTTCGTGGCCAATGTCAGCCACGAGCTCAAGACGCCCGTCGGCGCCCTCTCCCTCCTCTCCGAGGCGGTGATGGACGCCAGCGACGACCCGGAGGCGGTCACCCGCTTCGCCGGCCGGATGCAGAACGAGGCCACCCGCCTGACCAACCTCGTCCAGGAGCTCATCGACCTCTCCCGGGTGCAGAACGACGACCCGTTGGAGGACGCCGAGCCCGTTCCGGTCGACGAGCTGGTCGCCGAGGCGGTCGACCGCTGCCGCCAGCAGGCCGGCACCAAACAGATCACCATCGCCAGCTCCATAGGCGGCTCCGAGGGCGCCGCGAAGCGCAGCAGCGAGGCCGACGGCCTGCACATCTGGGGCAACCGCGGCCAACTCGCCGCCGCCCTGGGCAATCTCGTCGAGAACGCCGTCAACTACTCCCCGGCGCGCACCCGCGTCGGGATCGCCGGCCGCCGGGTGCCCGCGCCCGGTGGCGACCTGATCGAGATCGCGGTGACCGACCAGGGCATCGGCATCTCCGAAAAGGACCGGGACCGCATCTTCGAGCGGTTCTACCGCGTGGACCCGGCGCGCTCGCGCGCCACCGGCGGGACCGGCCTCGGCCTCGCCATCGTCAAGCACGTGGCCGCCTCGCACGGCGGGGAGGTCACGGTGTGGAGCGCTGAGGGACAGGGCTCCACCTTCACCCTGCGTCTCCCGGAAGCCGGGGCCGTGCGCGACCGCGAACGGCCCTCGGACCTCACTGCGGAGGGCCTCGACGACGAGGACCGCCCGTACGAGACCTTCAACGATCCGCTCCCAGCTCACCCAGCCCCGGAGGTCCTTCCGTGA
- a CDS encoding MDR family MFS transporter yields the protein MSAPVSGDKVRGRGRLRRAAVASVSGLPRQFWWLWTSTLINRLGAFVATFLALYLTVERGYSASYAGLVGALYGLGGVVSSVVAGVLADRLGRRPTMLVAQVCTAVSVALLGFMTDPVAIAVVACAVGMASNASRPAVQAMMADIVAPEDRVRAFSLNYWAINLGFAVSSSVAGLIAEHGYLALFLGEAALVLACALVVFFALPESRPAVGGAADAPGDAAGAARVSMLTVLRDGRFMTVVGLNLLLALLFQQAYVSLPVSMGLAGFSSADFGLVIAVNGVLIVLLQIPVTRFIEHRSPAALLIGSALLAGYGFGLTALAGSLALFALAVAVWTLGEIINSPTQMGLVVRLSPRHGRGRYQGMYSLSWSVASLAAPLLGGTVIDHYGAGVLWAGCAVVGTVAAVGYGLLLRGLPERAAAAPGATAGGATGRPGAASSGPARPGAGGPDDGRAGTDRSEIPSNS from the coding sequence ATGTCTGCGCCCGTAAGTGGTGACAAGGTCCGGGGTCGGGGGCGACTGCGGCGGGCCGCCGTGGCGAGCGTCTCGGGGCTGCCGCGGCAGTTCTGGTGGCTGTGGACCAGCACGTTGATCAACCGGCTCGGGGCGTTCGTCGCCACCTTCCTGGCGCTCTATCTGACCGTCGAGCGCGGCTACTCGGCCTCGTACGCGGGGCTGGTCGGTGCGCTGTACGGGCTCGGCGGGGTGGTCTCGTCGGTGGTGGCGGGGGTGCTCGCCGACCGGCTCGGGCGGCGACCGACGATGCTGGTGGCACAGGTGTGCACGGCGGTTTCCGTGGCGCTGCTGGGGTTCATGACCGATCCGGTGGCCATCGCGGTGGTGGCCTGCGCGGTCGGGATGGCGTCCAACGCCTCGCGGCCCGCGGTGCAGGCGATGATGGCCGACATCGTCGCCCCGGAGGACCGCGTCCGCGCCTTCTCCCTCAACTACTGGGCGATCAACCTGGGTTTCGCGGTCTCCTCCAGCGTCGCCGGGCTGATCGCCGAACACGGCTATCTGGCCCTCTTCTTGGGCGAGGCGGCGCTGGTGCTGGCCTGCGCGCTGGTGGTGTTCTTCGCGTTGCCGGAGTCGCGCCCGGCGGTCGGCGGGGCCGCGGACGCGCCGGGGGACGCGGCCGGCGCGGCGCGGGTCTCGATGCTGACGGTGCTGCGCGACGGGCGGTTCATGACCGTCGTCGGGCTGAACCTGCTGCTGGCGCTGCTGTTCCAGCAGGCGTATGTGTCGCTGCCGGTGTCGATGGGCCTCGCGGGCTTCTCCAGCGCGGACTTCGGGCTGGTCATCGCGGTCAACGGGGTGCTGATCGTGCTGCTCCAGATCCCGGTCACCCGCTTCATCGAGCACCGCAGCCCAGCCGCGCTGCTCATCGGCTCGGCGCTGCTCGCCGGTTACGGCTTCGGGCTGACGGCGCTGGCCGGCTCGCTCGCCCTGTTCGCGCTCGCGGTCGCCGTCTGGACGCTCGGCGAGATCATCAACTCGCCCACGCAGATGGGCCTGGTGGTCCGCCTGTCACCGCGCCACGGCCGCGGCCGCTACCAGGGCATGTACTCCCTGTCCTGGTCCGTCGCGTCGCTGGCCGCGCCCCTCTTGGGCGGCACGGTCATCGACCACTACGGCGCCGGGGTGCTCTGGGCCGGCTGCGCGGTGGTCGGCACGGTGGCCGCGGTGGGGTACGGGCTGCTGCTGCGGGGGCTGCCGGAGCGGGCGGCCGCCGCCCCCGGGGCCACGGCGGGTGGCGCCACCGGCCGGCCGGGCGCGGCGAGTTCGGGCCCCGCGCGTCCGGGTGCGGGCGGTCCGGACGACGGCCGCGCCGGGACCGACCGGAGCGAGATCCCGTCGAACTCCTAG
- a CDS encoding helix-turn-helix transcriptional regulator: MLPGEIEISAFLKARRAALDPTEVGLPDGFGRRRVRGLRREEVAQLAGISVDYYTRIEQGRAPAVSGSVLDAIARALRLSDGEVTYLRNVAVPRRRTAGACAPVPAQTVRPEVRELLAAMDPAVAAVLLGRGLDILAWNGAGARLSFDLEALLPARRNTALLVFLDPAARERYPDWEKKAEEVVGNLRADSGRHPDDPRICEVVGELLDRSPEFRRMWAAQGVSECLRGTKRMRHPEVGELTVTFESFRLAADPDQVLVTYTAPAGSASEAGLRALARSAAGAAAAS, translated from the coding sequence ATGCTGCCCGGGGAAATCGAGATCAGTGCCTTCCTCAAGGCGCGCCGTGCCGCGCTCGACCCGACCGAGGTCGGTCTGCCCGACGGGTTCGGCCGCCGCCGGGTGCGCGGGCTGCGGCGCGAGGAGGTCGCCCAGCTCGCCGGGATCAGCGTGGACTACTACACCCGGATCGAGCAGGGCCGCGCGCCCGCCGTCTCCGGCTCCGTCCTGGACGCCATCGCCCGGGCGCTGCGGCTGTCGGACGGCGAGGTGACCTACCTGCGCAACGTCGCGGTGCCGCGGCGCCGGACCGCCGGCGCCTGCGCGCCGGTTCCGGCGCAGACCGTGCGGCCGGAGGTCCGCGAGCTGCTGGCGGCGATGGACCCCGCGGTCGCCGCCGTGCTGCTCGGCCGCGGGCTGGACATCCTGGCCTGGAACGGCGCCGGCGCCCGGCTCTCCTTCGACCTCGAAGCGCTTCTGCCCGCCCGGCGGAACACCGCGCTGCTGGTCTTCCTCGACCCGGCGGCGCGGGAGCGGTACCCGGACTGGGAGAAGAAGGCCGAGGAGGTCGTCGGCAACCTGCGGGCGGACAGCGGGCGACACCCGGACGACCCGCGGATCTGCGAGGTGGTGGGCGAACTCCTCGACCGCAGCCCGGAGTTCCGCCGGATGTGGGCGGCCCAGGGCGTCTCCGAGTGCCTGCGCGGGACCAAGCGGATGCGGCACCCGGAGGTCGGGGAGCTGACCGTGACCTTCGAGAGCTTCCGGCTGGCGGCCGACCCCGACCAGGTGCTGGTCACGTACACCGCGCCGGCCGGCTCGGCGTCCGAGGCCGGGCTGCGCGCGCTGGCGCGGTCGGCGGCGGGCGCGGCGGCGGCGTCCTAG
- a CDS encoding alpha/beta hydrolase family protein, translating into MGGTARKLAGVGALVVVAVTAAAGIGTGAEGGRQEPRGGAHATAAAPALTLPAPTGPYPVGTVALHLTDHHRPDPWVAQRPYRELMVSVRYPATRDAGRFPRVPQLTAVEAAAFDRLGNFADHVPAGKVAWGATLTHAHRGAPVARPDGRRLPVVLYSPGAGDPRSFGSALCDELASRGYAVVTLDHPYEAPAVEFPDGRVARSVMRAELAKAQRTGRITALLEKVAAVRVADARFVLDQLARGGADSALPTELRGALDPSAVGMFGQSAGGFTAVQTMHDDPRIRAAVNMDGVMGYTQRDDDPSHPSSVGLDGVDRPLMLMGMAGDDHHSIPSWGAAWRRSAARGTWLRDLTLRGGRHASFTDAQALIPQVARQVGLSRKDVTEMVGTLDPARAVAAERAYVTAFFDRWLRDRDGRLLDGPSARHPEVRFVP; encoded by the coding sequence ATGGGCGGCACGGCGCGGAAGCTGGCGGGGGTCGGGGCGTTGGTGGTGGTCGCGGTGACGGCCGCGGCGGGCATCGGGACCGGGGCGGAGGGCGGGCGCCAGGAGCCGCGCGGCGGGGCGCACGCCACGGCGGCCGCGCCCGCGCTCACGCTCCCCGCGCCCACCGGCCCGTATCCGGTCGGCACGGTCGCGCTGCACCTCACGGACCACCACCGGCCCGACCCCTGGGTGGCCCAACGGCCGTACCGGGAGCTGATGGTGAGCGTGCGCTACCCGGCCACCCGGGACGCCGGGCGGTTCCCGCGGGTGCCGCAGTTGACCGCGGTCGAGGCGGCCGCGTTCGACCGGCTGGGCAACTTCGCGGACCACGTCCCGGCCGGCAAGGTCGCCTGGGGCGCCACCCTCACCCACGCGCACCGGGGCGCCCCCGTGGCCCGGCCGGACGGCCGCCGGCTGCCGGTGGTCCTCTACTCCCCCGGGGCCGGCGACCCCCGCTCGTTCGGCAGCGCGCTCTGCGACGAACTCGCCTCCCGCGGCTACGCGGTGGTGACCCTCGACCACCCCTATGAGGCGCCCGCCGTGGAGTTCCCGGACGGCCGGGTGGCGCGCAGCGTCATGCGCGCGGAGCTGGCGAAGGCCCAACGGACCGGCCGGATCACCGCGTTGCTGGAGAAGGTCGCGGCGGTGCGGGTGGCCGACGCCCGGTTCGTGCTGGACCAACTGGCGCGCGGCGGGGCCGACTCGGCGCTGCCGACGGAGCTGCGCGGGGCGCTGGACCCGTCCGCGGTGGGGATGTTCGGGCAGTCCGCCGGCGGGTTCACCGCCGTGCAGACGATGCACGACGACCCGCGGATCAGGGCGGCGGTGAACATGGACGGGGTGATGGGCTACACCCAGCGCGATGACGATCCGTCACATCCGTCCAGCGTGGGGCTGGACGGGGTGGACCGGCCGCTGATGCTGATGGGGATGGCGGGGGACGACCACCACTCGATCCCCTCCTGGGGCGCGGCCTGGCGACGCAGCGCGGCCCGCGGGACCTGGCTGCGGGACCTGACGCTCCGGGGCGGCCGGCACGCCAGTTTCACCGATGCCCAGGCGCTGATCCCGCAGGTCGCGCGGCAGGTGGGGCTGTCCCGCAAGGACGTGACGGAGATGGTCGGGACGCTCGACCCGGCGCGCGCGGTCGCCGCCGAACGGGCCTATGTCACCGCGTTCTTCGACCGGTGGCTGCGCGACCGGGACGGCCGTCTGCTGGACGGCCCTTCGGCGCGCCACCCGGAGGTGCGCTTCGTGCCGTGA
- a CDS encoding YbjN domain-containing protein, translated as MAEERRPSGGEQQAADAAAVVERTLKDAALEWESPAAGNYVVKLPGTRKLSTTCSLIVGRHSLSVNAFVVRRPDENHEAVHRWLLERNTRLYGVSYAIDKLGDIYLVGKLPLAAVTPDELDRILGTVLENADGSFNTLLEMGFASAIRKEYAWRVARGESTRNLSAFERLTRGDAEQ; from the coding sequence ATGGCTGAGGAACGGCGGCCCTCCGGGGGCGAGCAGCAGGCGGCGGACGCGGCCGCGGTGGTCGAGCGCACCCTCAAGGACGCCGCCCTGGAATGGGAGTCGCCGGCCGCCGGCAACTACGTCGTCAAGCTGCCCGGCACCCGCAAGCTGTCCACCACCTGCTCGCTGATCGTCGGCCGCCACTCGCTCTCCGTCAACGCCTTCGTCGTCCGCCGCCCCGACGAGAACCACGAGGCCGTCCACCGCTGGCTGCTGGAGCGCAACACCCGCCTCTACGGCGTGAGTTACGCGATCGACAAGCTGGGCGACATCTACCTCGTCGGCAAGCTCCCGCTGGCCGCCGTCACCCCCGACGAGCTGGACCGGATCCTCGGCACCGTCCTGGAGAACGCCGACGGCAGCTTCAACACCCTGCTGGAGATGGGCTTCGCCTCGGCGATCCGCAAGGAGTACGCCTGGCGGGTGGCGCGCGGCGAGTCCACCCGCAACCTGTCCGCGTTCGAGCGGCTGACCCGCGGCGACGCGGAGCAGTAG
- a CDS encoding phosphoglyceromutase: MATAPYKLILLRHGESEWNAKNLFTGWVDVNLNEKGEKEAVRGGELLKDAGLVPDVVHTSLQKRAIRTAQLALEAADRHWIPVHRSWRLNERHYGALQGKDKAQTLAEFGEEQFMLWRRSYDTPPPPLEDGSEFSQSDDPRYAAIPPELRPRTECLKDVVARMLPYWYDGIVPDLIAGRTVLVAAHGNSLRALVKHLDGISDADIAGLNIPTGIPLAYELDADFRPVKPGGTYLDPEAAKAAIEAVKNQGKKK; the protein is encoded by the coding sequence ATGGCCACCGCACCGTACAAGCTGATCCTGCTCCGCCACGGCGAGAGCGAGTGGAACGCGAAGAACCTGTTCACCGGCTGGGTGGACGTCAACCTCAACGAGAAGGGCGAGAAGGAGGCGGTCCGCGGCGGAGAGCTGCTCAAGGACGCCGGCCTGGTCCCCGACGTCGTCCACACCTCCCTCCAGAAGCGTGCCATCCGCACCGCGCAGCTCGCCCTGGAGGCCGCCGACCGCCACTGGATCCCGGTCCACCGGAGCTGGCGGCTGAACGAGCGCCACTACGGTGCGCTCCAGGGCAAGGACAAGGCGCAGACCCTGGCCGAGTTCGGCGAGGAGCAGTTCATGCTGTGGCGCCGCTCCTACGACACCCCGCCGCCCCCGCTGGAGGACGGCAGCGAGTTCTCCCAGAGCGACGACCCGCGCTACGCCGCGATCCCGCCGGAGCTTCGCCCGCGCACCGAGTGCCTCAAGGACGTCGTCGCCCGCATGCTGCCGTACTGGTACGACGGCATCGTCCCGGACCTCATCGCCGGCCGCACGGTCCTCGTCGCCGCCCACGGCAACAGCCTCCGCGCCCTGGTCAAGCACCTGGACGGGATCTCGGACGCGGACATCGCCGGCCTGAACATCCCCACCGGCATCCCGCTCGCCTACGAGCTCGACGCCGACTTCCGCCCCGTCAAGCCGGGCGGCACGTACCTCGACCCGGAGGCCGCCAAGGCCGCCATCGAGGCCGTGAAGAATCAGGGCAAGAAGAAGTAA